Below is a genomic region from Candidatus Polarisedimenticolia bacterium.
GCGTGCGCCTCGCCGTCGGTGCCCGGCCTCGCGACATCCTGGGGATGGTCCTGGCGCAGGGCCTCAAGCTCGCTCTCCTCGGGACAGGATTCGGATTGCTTGGAGCCGTCGCCGTCACCCGCGTCCTGAGGGGGCTGCTATTCGAAGTCGCGCCGACCGATCCCCTCGTGTTCGCCCTGGTGATCCTGGTTCTCTCCCTCGCCGCCATCCTCGCCTGTTTCTTCCCGGCCCGTCGCGCCTCCTCTGTCGACCCGATGATCGCCCTGCACGTGGAATGACCCCTCCAAGGTCCAATCCGAGCACTGTATCGGTGAGTCGTGCCCGGCGTTGAGTTATCCAGGGTCTTGTTGATGGAGAGAGAGACGCGGTCCTGCGCCGACCCCGCGGGTCCCTATTCCGCCCGCAAGGCGACGAGGGGATCGATTCGAGCGGCACGTCGTGCGGGAATCCAGCAAGCGCAGAGGGCGATGATACAGATCAGGACGGAGATGCCGGCGTAGATCCGCGGGTCGGACGGCTGGACGTCGAACAGGAAGCTCTGTAACAGGCGAGTCAGGCCGAGTGCCGCGAAGGCGCCGAGCAGGATGCCGGCGGCCGCGACTCTGAGGCCCTGCAGGACGACCATCCGCGTCATGGCGCCCGGCCCGGCGCCGAGCGCCATCCGGATGCCGAATTCGCCGGTTCGTTGCCCGACCATGTACGCCATTACCCCATAGAGGCCGATGCTGGCGAGCACCACCGCCAGGCCGGCGAAGATCGATAGCAGCACCATGATGAGGCGTCGATCCGCGCTCGTCTGGGCGATCAGCGCCGTCATCGTCTGCGGATTCAGCAACGGCAACCCCGAGTCGACCTCCTTCAGAGCCCCGCGCACCGCGCCGGTGACAGCGGCCGGATCGCCCTCCACCCGCAGAACCAGAGATGCGAAATTCTCGGGCCGTTGCAGGATCGGCAGGAAATACTCCGCCACCGGGCGGGTCGTCAGGTCATTCGAATGATTATCGGCAACGAGGCCCACCACTTCCGATTCGATCTGGCCCATGCCGGTCACGAGATGCTTTCCGATCGGATCCTCGTCGCCGAAGAACTGACGGGCCATCGTCGCGTTGAGGATCACGACGTGCGGCGCCTCGGGACTGTCTCGATCGTCGAAGTCGCGTCCGGCCAGCATCCGGATGCCGAGCGTCTCGAACATCCGCGGACTGACGAGGTGGCGCAGCGCGAGAGAGCGCTCGCTGAGCGGCGGCAGCTCGCGGCCGACGACCGCGACGGGCGCCTGCGGGGTTGCGCCGCTCAGCGGCAAAGCGTCGTTGAGCGCCACGGCGCGCACCCCCGGCAGTCCCGCCATGCGCTCCAGGACCTGACGATAAAAGCTCGCAAGCGCAGGCTTCGTCTCGTAGCGCGTCGGCGGCACGTTGAGAAAGCCGACGAACAACCCGGCCGGCCGGAACCCGGGGGCGACGTTCTGCAGGCGAGCGAAGCTCGTGAGCAGGAGGCTGGCGGAAACGAGCAGCACGAGGGACAGCGCGATCTCACCGATGAGGAGGCCCTGCCGCAAGCGGCTTTCCGCGACGCCGCGGGTCGAGCCGCGCGGGGAGGCCTTCAGAGCATCGTTGACATCGTGATTCGCCGCCCGCAGGGCGGGCACGAGACCGGTCGCCAGACCCGTGAGCAGCGCGAGGCCCGCGGTAAAGGCGAGCACGGACGGATCGATCGCGACCTCGAGCGCGCGCGGGATGAAGCCCTGTCCAGCCTGGAGGAATCCCTGGAGACTCCAATGTGCCAGGAGAAGGCCGAGGCCCGCGCCGATCAGGGACACCAGAAGACTTTCCAGGAGGAAGGGCCGGATGACGCCACCTCGGCCGGCACCGAGCGCAACGCGCACGGCGACCTCCTTGCTGCGGGCGGTGAAGCGGGCGAGCAGCAGGTTGACGACGTTGGCGCAGGCGATCAGGAGCACGCAGCCGACGGCGGCAAACAGCACCCCCAGCGTCCGGCGCTGGTTGCCCACGAGGCTCTCGAGGAACAAGTCCACGTTCGCCTGGGAAGGGGCGTCGACGTTCTTGGGATACCTGGCCCGGTAGCTTCCGGCGAGCAGGCTCACGTTCTCCCGCGCCTGCGTCAGCGTGACGCCGGGCTTGAGTCGGCCGATCACCTGGAACGTGAAGGCGCCGTTGTCCACCTGCGCCGGCACGAGAAAAGGCACTTCCATCGGGCGCGGAGCCCATACATCCGTCTGGTTGAACGGAAAACGCGAAAGAGCCGGCGGCAGGATGCCGATGATCGTGCGGGGCTTGCCGTCGAGCGTCAGCGTCTGGCCCAGAGCCTGCTCGCTGCCCTGGAAGTGCCTTTGCCAGAAGTTGTCGCTGATCATGACCACGTCGGACCCACCCGCCCGATCTTCCTCGGGGGAGAAGGACCGCCCGTGGACCGGCTGTACCCCCAGAACGGAAAGAAAGTTGGCCGAGGCCATGATTCCGGGGACCTGCTCCGGGTCGCCCCGGCCGGTGAGCGTGAAGCCGTTGAAGGCGGCGACTGCCAGATCGCTGAACACTCGTTGGTGCTCGCGCACCACGAGGAACCGGGGCCAGGAGAATGGAACGTTGTTGAGCTGGCCCTCCGGGAGCGACGATCGGAGCACCACCAGCCGTTGCGGGTCGGGATAGGGCAGGGGGCGCAGGAAGAGCCCGTTGATGATGCTGAACATCGCGCTGTTCGCCCCGATCCCCAGGGCAAGCGCGAGGATCGCGATCAGGGAGGCGCCTGGCGACTTGATCAGCTGGCGAAACGCGAAACGCAGGTCTGAAATCATCCAGGGTTACCCGTTACGTCCCGGCCAGGAGGCAAACTACCGCCGTCACCACCTCATACGGGAATTCCGTCGCGGGAGTTTCCGGGAAATCGGTTCCAAGTGAAGCTCCGGTTGTTCAGGAAGGTCCTGCGGCCAGGCCGTCTTCCCTGGCTCCATCGCCAACGATTACAATCTCCCGGCTCTACGCCAGGGTTCCATTCAACCGGGCACCAGGAGAGGGAAAGTCATGTTCAGAACGGGATGGCTCGTCTCGGTCTTGATCGGGATGGCGGCCGCCGCGCCGGTCGTGGCAGGAGCTCCACCGACCCCGGAAGCCTATTTCACCTTCAAGCCGGGGGCCGAAGGAAAGCTGATCGACTACGAGCAGATCTCCGGCTACCTGAAGGCCCTCGACCAGGCCTCGCCGCGGGTGGAGGTCCGCCAGATCGGCTCCTCACCGCTGGGCAAGCCGATGCTCGCTGTTTTCATCTCGACCGAAGCGAACCTTGCACGCCTCGACGAGCTGGCGAAGATCAATCGGCGCCTCGCCCTCGATCCTGCGATTCCCGACGCCGAGCGCGTCACGCTCGTCGATCACGGCCGCGTGTTCCTGCTCGCGACGCTTTCCATGCACGCCGATGAGCTGGCGCCCTGTCAGTCTTTCCCCCTCTACGCCTACGAGCTGGCCGTGACGGAGGACCCCGGGGTGCTCCGCCAGATGGAGGACGTCGTCTGGATGGTGGTCCCCTCCCAGAACCCCGACGGTCTCGACATGGTGGTGAAGAACTACCGCACCTATCGTGGGACCTCCTGGGACGGCTCGTCGCTCCCGGGTGTGTACCATCGTTATGTCGGCCACGACAACAACCGCGACTACGTGACCCTTTCCCAGGACGATACGCGCGCCGTCTCGCGTCTCTTTTCCACCGAGTGGTTCCCCCAGGTCATGGTCGAGAAGCATGGGATGGGCGCCTCGGGCCCGCGCTACTACTGCCCTCCCAATCACGATCCGATCGCGGAGAACGTCGACGCCGAGGTATGGAGCTGGATCAATCTCTTCGGCACCAACATGACCCACGACATGTCGCGCGACGGCCTCAAGGGGGTCTCGCAGCATTGGGAGTTCGACAACTACTGGCCCGGCTCCACCGAGACCGCGCTCTGGAAGAACAGCATCTCGCTGCTCACCGAGAACGCGACGCCCAACGGCGCCTCGCCCGTCTACGTCGAGCCCAATGAGCTGGAAGGGGGAGGCAAGGGACTGGCGGAGTACAAGAAGAGCGTGAACATGCTGGATCCCTGGCCGGGAGGATGGTGGCGGCTCAGCGACGCGGTGGCCTACGAGCTCTCCTCGTTCCGCTCCCTGCTGCACACGGCGTCCGAAAATCGCGGCGACCTGCTGCGCTTCCAGAACGACCTCTGCCGCCGTGAAGTGGCACGCGGGCGGAATCAGCCGCCGTTTTATTTCGTCCTGCCGCCCCGGCAGCGGGACCCCGGCGAATGGGTGCGGCTCGTCAACCTCCTCGCGGAGCACGGCGTGCGGCTCTACCGCCTGCCGCAGGCGGTGGCCTCAGGGAGCCGGAGCTTCGAAGCAGGCTCCGTCATCGTTCCCCTCGCCCAGCCTTTCCGTCCCTTCATCCAGGAAGTGATGGAGCGTCAGCGTTACCCGATCCGGCACTACACGCCCGGCGGCGAGATGATCCGCCCCTACGACATCACCAGCTGGTCGCTTCCGCTGCATTGCGGGGTCAACGCCGAAGCGGTCGACGCGCGCATCCCGGCGCTGGAGACATCTTGGCGTCCCCTGGAGCTCCCCTTTGCGCTCGAAGGCCGCATCACCCATCTGCCCGCCGGCACGTGGGGAGTCGCCCTGCCGGCGGATCAGAACGAGGCGTTGCGTGGCGCATTCCTGGCCTTGAAGAGCCATCTTCCGGCGAGCCGGACGACCGCGCAGGTAAGCATCGGCGACGCGCCGCTTCCCGCCGGAAGCGTCATCATCCAGGGCGCCACGGGCTCCGCCCTGCAGGCCCTTCTCGACAAGTTGACCGTGCGCGCCGTGATCCTGACCGCGGCCCCCGCGGTGGCCCTCGTGCCGCTCCGGTCGCCGCGCGTGGCGCTGATGGAAACCCACTTCCACGACATGGAAGCGGGATGGACCCGCTTCCTTTTCGACACCTACGACGTTCCTTTCCAGGTGGTGCACCCCGGCGAGATCGAGAAGCTCGACTTCGCCCGTTTCGACGTCATCGTCTTCCCTGACAACACGAAGGACGAGCTGATGGAAGGACATTTCAAGGGTGACGAGGAGAAAATCGCGCTGCCCGACCTCCCGCCGGAGTTTCGCAAGGGAATTGGCGACAAGGGAATGCAAAAGCTGATGGGCTTCGTCGACCAGGGTGGGATCATCCTGGCGTGGGGGCAGGCCTGCGATCTCTTCCTGGGTGTTCAGAAGATCAAGCGAGCCAAGGGAAAGAACACCGAAGAAGAAGAATTTCAGATCCCGGTCGAGAACGTGGCCAGGGATCTGGCCAAGAAAGGGCTCGCGGTGCCCGGATCCTGGCTGCATGCCCGCTTCGCGCAGGACAGCCCCCTCACCTGGGGGATGCCTGAGGATGGCGGCTTCTTCTTCCAGGGCAAGCCCGTGTTTCGGACCTCACAGCCGGGACCCGACATGGACCGCCGCGTCCTGGTCCGAACTCCTGAGGAGAACATCCTTCTCTCCGGCTTCGCCGAGAACGAAAAGCTCCTCGTCGATACCGTTTCCGGCGTCTGGGCGCGCAAGGGGCGCGGCCAGTTCGTCCTCTACGCCTTCTCGCCCAATTTCCGCGGCTCGACCCCTTCCACGCTCAAGCTCATCTTGAACGCTCTGCTCCTGCCGAAGATCCCTTCGTCGTGATGCAGCAGGGAGACTCGAATCGGTGGCGGTCCGTTTCTGCCGGACCGCCACCTTTCGATTTGAAGATTCAGAGGGAGGGTTCGGGATCGGAACCTTCGGGCGGCGCAGGCGGGCGCTGCGGGTGCGCCGGACGAAGTGACTGGAGCTTCTCCTGCTGATCCGGGGTCAACCGGTTCTTGACCCGGATCATCAGGCCCATATGGGCGGTCTTCAGCTGTTTCTCGGCATCCATCAGCTGAGACGCCAGCGCCAGCGCGGCCTTCTCATCCACCTGGGGCGCGTCCAGGAGGCCGCGGAGCTGATCCACCAACCCCTTGAGAGTGTCGTGCTGGGCGCGGAGCTTGTCGTGGGTGGCCCCGACATCCTTGGTGATGGCGAGAATCTGATCATCGGTGAGGCCGATCTGGGACTGGTTCTCGAGGACGAAATCGGGCGGGAAGAGAGACGCTTCCCAGAGAGGACCACCCGACATCATCCAACCCGGCCCGTGATGCGGACCTCGTGGACCGGGCCCGGCGGCCGAGGCGATCGTAACGGTGGCGAAGAGAAGCAGAGCGGTGGCGAGAATTCGTCTCAAGGTTTTCCTCCTTGTTCCAGTTTTGTGATCAGGGTGACCGGGGGGACGGTGCCTCCGGGGATCCGCCGGAAGATTTCGTCGACTCCGGGTCGGGGATCGTCTTGCGATTCGCGAGCTCGGCGGCTTCGAGGAGCGAATCGGTGGGTGCCGACCAGCTCTGCAGCTCCTGAGCTTGAAGGATCGCCTCCTCGACAGATGGGCGCGGCGGGCGATATACGAAAATCAGCACCGCGGCGGCGGCCATGGCCGTGACCCCCGTCGCCGCCAGGTACATTCGCTTCCGGAAGGAGAAGGGGAAGCGCCGGTTCTCGAGCCGCCGTCGCGCGGCGTCCCAGGCGGCCTCGAACCGGCCGGCCCCGGCGGCGTCGCGAAGCCGAAGCGCTTCGAAGCGCGCGCGCAAGTCCTGCTCGGGATCCTGGTTGTTTCTCATAGGGAGGCCTCGAAGGAGAGAAGGGCTCGCAAGCGCTTCTTCCCGCGATCGTAATGGACCCTGGCCGCTCCCAGGGTGATGCAGAGAACGGCCGCCGCGCTCTCGAGCGTCAGATCCTGGTAGAAGACGAGATGGAGCACCTCACGCTGGCGGCGTGACAGGCGCTCCAGCGCGCGCAGCAGCTGTTTCGTGTCGCCGGCGGCCTCCGCTTCGGAGAGCGCGGTGGGAGAAGCCGACTGCAGCCGTGCGAAGCGAGTAAGTCCGGAGAGAGTCAGCCAGGCTTTGCGTCGCTCAGCTGCAGCGGTGTGGCGGATGACGCCGAACAGCCAGGTTTTCAACGACGATCGGCCATCGAACCGGGCCTCTCCCGCGAGAACCTTCAGGTAAGCCATCTGAGTGACCTCCTCCGCGAGCGTCCGATTCCGACGACAGCAGGCCAGCGCCCAACCGAAAGCTGCCGGGTGCAGCTCCGCGAGCCTCCGGCCCATCGTGTCCCGATCCGCCGGTCCGGGGTTGGGCTCCCGACTCGTCACCCGATGAGTGGATTTGGAGGCAGGCTCATATGACAGCAAGTCCTCTTTCGGGGCATCGGCCCCCGGTAGCTTTTCGATCACCAAACCCATCGATACCGCCAGGAAGAAAGTTGAAACCGGGTCGATTCGGCGCGCCTCCCCGAGCTGGTTTTCATCCGATCGGGTCGCCGCCTCGCTTTCCGACAGACCTGAGTGGCGCCGGAAGACCCTTCTATATGACAGGCCAGGAAGGAATGCTATCGATTATTGTTGTTTAGCGAGCTCCTTGTGCAGGCTCAGGCATTCTTCTAGACTGTGCGCTTTCACAGGAGCTCCGCATGTCGCAGCGTGTGTTCGCGCTTATTGCCTGCCTGCTTTTTCTAGCCGCCTCTCCCCAGCAGCCCGGCACGCCCGCTCCTCCCGCCAAGGCGCCGGCTGAAACCGCGCCGGCGGAGAAGCCGCTGACGGCGCTTCCCTACTCTCCGAGCCTGGACGTGCGCTGGCTGGACCGCTCGGCGGATCCGTGCACCGATTTCTACCAGTTCTCGTGCGGCGGCTGGATGAAGGCCAATCCCCTTCCTCCCGACCAGGCCTCCTGGAGCGTTTACGGCAAGCTCACGAACGAGAATCAGGCCTACTTGTGGGGAATCCTCGAGGAGCTGGGGCGCAGCACCGGCAAGCGCACGCCGGCGCAACAGAAGATCGGAGACCAGTTCGCCGCGTGCATGGATGAAGGCGCGGTGGAGAAGCTGGGCGCGCAGCCGCTCAAACCCATGATGGAGCAGATCGCCGCCGTCAAGGACGTGAAGTCTCTGGCGCCCCTCATGGCCACGATGCACATGGCTTCGCTCAACTTCTACTTCAGCTCCTTGATGTTCGGGTTCGGGGCGAGCCAGGATTACGCCGACTCGTCGCAGATCATCGCCTTCGCCAGCGCCGGCGGTCTGGGCCTGCCCGACCGCGATTACTACCTCAAGACCGACGAGAAGTCGCAAGACCTGCGGCAGAAGTACACGGCGCACGTCGGCAGGATGTTCCAGCTCCTCGGCGATTCACCGGAGGCGGCGACCCGCCAGGCGAACACGGTCCTGGCCATCGAAACGGCCCTGGCCAAAGCATCGCTGACCCGCGTGGAGAAGCGCGAGCCGCACAACTTGTTCCACAAGATGGGACGCGCGGAGCTGCAGGCGCTGGTGCCCTCGTTCGATTGGAGCGCCTACCTCAGCACCACCGGATTGCCGGGCGTGCAGACGTTCAATGTCACGGAGCCGGGATTCTTCAAGGGTCTGGAGGAACAGCTCAAGTCGGTGCCGCTCGACGACTGGAAGAGCTACCTGCGCTGGCACTGGGCCCATCGCAAGGCTCAGTACCTGTCGTCGGCGTTCGTGAACGAGGACTTCGATTTTTTCAGCCGGACGCTGCGCGGGACACCCCAGCTGCGTCCCCGCTGGAAGCGCTGCGTGTCGCTGGTGGACCGCCAGCTGCCCGACGCGCTCGGGGAGGAGTTCGTCCATCGCACCTTCAGCCCGGACACGAAGCGGCGCACGCTGCAGATGACCCAGCAGATCGAGCACGCCATGGAGCAGGACATCAACCAGCTCGACTGGATGGGCCCGGCGACGAAGCAGCAGGCGCTGGCCAAGCTGCACAGCATCGTCAACAAGATCGGCTATCCCGACAAGTGGCGCGATTACGGCACCCTGAACATCGTGCGCGGCGATTTCGCCGGGAACGTGGACCGCGCCAATGCCTTCGAGTCGAAGCGCTGGCTGGACAAGATCGGCAAGCCGGTGGACCGTACCGAATGGTTCATTTCGCCGCCGACGGTCAATGCCTACTACGACCCGCAGATGAACGACATCAACTTCCCGGCGGGCGTGCTGCAGCCGCCGCTTTATGACATCAAGATCGACGACGCGCCGAACTATGGCAATACCGGGTCCACCATCGGCCACGAGCTGACGCACGGCTTCGACGACGAAGGGCGGCAGTTCGACGCCAAGGGCAACCTGCGCGACTGGTGGACCCGGGAGGACGGTGCCGCCTTCGAAAAGCGCGCCCAGTGCGTCGTGGACCAGTATGCGCAGTACGTGATCGTCGATGACATCAAGATCAACAGCAAGCTGACCGAGGGCGAGGACGTCGCCGACCTGGGCGGGACGATCCTCGCGTGGATGGCCTGGAAGTCGGCCCTATCCGGCATGAAGCTGGACAAGCGCGAAGGCTTCACGCCGGAGCAGCGCTTCTTCGTCGGGCTCGCGCAGTGGGCTTGCGAGAACCAGCGGCCGGAAAACCTGCGCGTGTCGGCGATCACCAACGAACATTCACCCGGTAAGTACCGGATCAACGGCGTGGTGGCGAACATGCCGGAGTTTCAGCAGGCATTCAGCTGCAAGACCGGACAGGCCCTGGCTCCGGAAAAACGCTGCCGGGTGTGGTGAAGAGTCATCCCATCAATAAGGATGCCGAAGGAGACTCGTATGCGCCGCGCTGCTGGATTGATCCAGGTCGGTCTCGTCCTGACAGCCGCCTTGGGTCTCGCCGGCGCGCCTCAGGCTGCCTCCAAAGACTCAGTCGTTCCGGTCTCGGCCTATGGTGAGATGCGCTGGCGGCTGGCGGGGCCGTTCCGCGGAGGGTGGGCCACCGTCGCCGCGGGAGTGCCGGGCGATCCGGCCACCTGGTATTTCGGCTCGGCGGACGGGGGCGTCTGGAAGAGCAACAATGCCGGGGTCACCTGGACGCCGATCTTCAACCAGATGGGGAGTGCCTCGATCGGCGCTTTGGCCCTCGCGCCCAGCGACCCCAGGGTGATCTGGGTCGGAACGGGGCAGGTCCACCAACGCTACGACATCGTCGATGGCGACGGCGTCTATCGGTCGACCGACGGTGGCGCCACCTGGAGCCACGTCGGATTGTCGGCGACCAGGCACATCGGCGCGATCTGGGTCGATCCGAGAGATGCCGGCGTGGCGATCGTCGCGGCACTGGGACACGTCTTTGGTCCCAACCCCGAGCGCGGCCTTTACCGGACGACCGATGGTGGGAAGAGCTGGGTGCACGTGCTGGACCGGGGCCCTGAGGTCGGCGCGGTCGATCTGGCCGGGGATCCGGCGTTGCCCGAGATCCTCTTCGCCTCGTTGTGGGAGGTCCGCCGCCACCCCTGGCTCGATTACTTCCAGCCGCCGATGGGGCCGGGCAGCGGGATCTTTCGATCCGTCGACGGAGGAAAGACCTGGTCCAAGGCGGGATCCCGGGGACTTCCCGCAGGACCGCTCGGACGGATCGAGCTGGCCGTTTCCCCTCTCACCCGCGCGCGGCGAGTCTGGGCGGCGATTCACGCCCAGAAAGGCGGCGGGCTCTACCGCTCGGAGGACGCCGGCAACACCTGGAGCTACGTCAACTCCGACACCTCGCTGGCCTCCGCCTACTGCAACAACCTCACGGCGGATCCCAGGGATCCCGAGGTTGTCTGGGCCATGGGACGCTCCATGCGCGTCTCCAGAAACGGCGGCAAGGAGTTTCGCTACGCCAAGGGATCACCGGGAGGCGACGATTATCACTTCCTCTGGATCGACCCCACCGACCCGCGTCGCATGATCACCGCCGCCGATCAGGGAGCGGTGCTGACGCTGAACGGCGGCGAGTCGTGGAGCAGCTGGTACAACCAGCCCACGGGGCAGTTTTATCGGCTCGCGGTGGACGATCAGTTTCCTTACTGGATCTACAGTGGCCAGCAGGACTCGGGAACGGTGGGCATCGCCTCGCGCAGCGATTACGGGCAGCTCACGTTTCGCGACTGGCATCCGGTGGGAGGCGACGAGCGGGATGGCGACGTGCCGGATCCGGCCCATCCCGGGATCGTGTACGGCGCCGGGTTGGGAGGCCGGCTGTCACGATGGGACTCCGAGACGGGACAGGTCAAGAACGTGGCGCCCAGGCCGGTGTCGAGCTACGGCGCGCGGCCGGGCACGGCCCGCTACCGCTACCCCTGGATCACTCCGATGACCGTCTCGCCCCGCCCGCCCCACGCCATCTACGTCGGGTCGCAGGTTCTCTTCCGCTCGCTCGACTCGGGGCAGAGCTGGGAGACCGTCAGCCCCGATCTCAGCGATGCCCCCAAGGATGCGAAATGCGAGGGCGACGTGCCGGTGGCGCGCGCCACTCGCTGCGGCTTCGGAACCATCTTCGCCATCTCCCCTTCGCCGCTTGCGGACGGGATCGTATGGGCGGGCACCGACAACGGACGGGTATGGGTGACGCGCGACGATTCGAAGAGCTGGAAGAATGTCACGCCCCCCGGGCTGCAGGACTGGACCAGGGTCAGCCAGATCGACGCCTCGCCGAGCGATCCCGCCACCGCCTACGTGGCCGCCGATGGGCACCGGCGGGACGATTTCCGGCCGATCGCGTATCGCACGCATGATTATGGGGCCCACTGGGAAGAGATCGGCCACGGCCTGCCCGCGAGCGCGTGGCTGGGAGTGTTGCGGCAGGATCCACGGCGGTCCGGGCTTCTCTTCGCCGGAACGAGCCGCGGCGTCTGGGCCTCCTTCGACGACGGCGAGAGCTGGCAGACGCTCCAGCTCAACCTTCCCACCACCGGCATCAACGACCTCCGGGTCGTAGGGGATGATCTGGTAGCGGCGACACAGGGGCGCGCCCTCTGGATCCTGGACCAGCTCGCCCCGCTGCGGGATACCGCTTCACCGGTGGATTCCGTCAGGCTCGTGCCGCCCGGCGAGACCTACCGGCTGCGCGGCAATCAGAACAAGGACACCCCGCTTCCCCCCGAAGAGCCGCGCGGTGAGAATCCTCCCGACGGCGCCATCATCGATTATGTGCTGCCGGACGGAATCTCGGGGCCGGTGAGCCTCGAGATTCTCGATGCTCAGGGGAAGACGGTGCGCCGCTTCTCGAGCGCCGATCCGCCGGAGAAGGTCGAAGCCGACGTTTATTTCACGGACCTCTATCTCCGGGGAGCCGGCAGGCTGCAATCGACGCCAGGACATCATCGATTCGTCTGGAACCTCCGTTACGAGCGGCCGTCTGCCGCCGAATATGAGTATTCGATCGCGGCGGTTGCGGGCCGCGAGACCGACGCTCTGCCTGCGGGTGCCTTCGTCTTGCCGGGGACGTATCGCATCCGGCTCGACGCCGGGGGCTCGACGATCGAGCAGCCGCTTCGGGTCACGATGGATCCACGCGTCCAGGTCTCGCAGGAGGATCTGGGGAATTTGCTCGAATTCCAGCTTCGGATGGGGCAGGCGATGTCGCGCTCGGCGATTCTCGAGAAGGAGCGCGCCCAGGCCGT
It encodes:
- a CDS encoding ABC transporter permease, coding for MISDLRFAFRQLIKSPGASLIAILALALGIGANSAMFSIINGLFLRPLPYPDPQRLVVLRSSLPEGQLNNVPFSWPRFLVVREHQRVFSDLAVAAFNGFTLTGRGDPEQVPGIMASANFLSVLGVQPVHGRSFSPEEDRAGGSDVVMISDNFWQRHFQGSEQALGQTLTLDGKPRTIIGILPPALSRFPFNQTDVWAPRPMEVPFLVPAQVDNGAFTFQVIGRLKPGVTLTQARENVSLLAGSYRARYPKNVDAPSQANVDLFLESLVGNQRRTLGVLFAAVGCVLLIACANVVNLLLARFTARSKEVAVRVALGAGRGGVIRPFLLESLLVSLIGAGLGLLLAHWSLQGFLQAGQGFIPRALEVAIDPSVLAFTAGLALLTGLATGLVPALRAANHDVNDALKASPRGSTRGVAESRLRQGLLIGEIALSLVLLVSASLLLTSFARLQNVAPGFRPAGLFVGFLNVPPTRYETKPALASFYRQVLERMAGLPGVRAVALNDALPLSGATPQAPVAVVGRELPPLSERSLALRHLVSPRMFETLGIRMLAGRDFDDRDSPEAPHVVILNATMARQFFGDEDPIGKHLVTGMGQIESEVVGLVADNHSNDLTTRPVAEYFLPILQRPENFASLVLRVEGDPAAVTGAVRGALKEVDSGLPLLNPQTMTALIAQTSADRRLIMVLLSIFAGLAVVLASIGLYGVMAYMVGQRTGEFGIRMALGAGPGAMTRMVVLQGLRVAAAGILLGAFAALGLTRLLQSFLFDVQPSDPRIYAGISVLICIIALCACWIPARRAARIDPLVALRAE
- a CDS encoding M14 family zinc carboxypeptidase: MFRTGWLVSVLIGMAAAAPVVAGAPPTPEAYFTFKPGAEGKLIDYEQISGYLKALDQASPRVEVRQIGSSPLGKPMLAVFISTEANLARLDELAKINRRLALDPAIPDAERVTLVDHGRVFLLATLSMHADELAPCQSFPLYAYELAVTEDPGVLRQMEDVVWMVVPSQNPDGLDMVVKNYRTYRGTSWDGSSLPGVYHRYVGHDNNRDYVTLSQDDTRAVSRLFSTEWFPQVMVEKHGMGASGPRYYCPPNHDPIAENVDAEVWSWINLFGTNMTHDMSRDGLKGVSQHWEFDNYWPGSTETALWKNSISLLTENATPNGASPVYVEPNELEGGGKGLAEYKKSVNMLDPWPGGWWRLSDAVAYELSSFRSLLHTASENRGDLLRFQNDLCRREVARGRNQPPFYFVLPPRQRDPGEWVRLVNLLAEHGVRLYRLPQAVASGSRSFEAGSVIVPLAQPFRPFIQEVMERQRYPIRHYTPGGEMIRPYDITSWSLPLHCGVNAEAVDARIPALETSWRPLELPFALEGRITHLPAGTWGVALPADQNEALRGAFLALKSHLPASRTTAQVSIGDAPLPAGSVIIQGATGSALQALLDKLTVRAVILTAAPAVALVPLRSPRVALMETHFHDMEAGWTRFLFDTYDVPFQVVHPGEIEKLDFARFDVIVFPDNTKDELMEGHFKGDEEKIALPDLPPEFRKGIGDKGMQKLMGFVDQGGIILAWGQACDLFLGVQKIKRAKGKNTEEEEFQIPVENVARDLAKKGLAVPGSWLHARFAQDSPLTWGMPEDGGFFFQGKPVFRTSQPGPDMDRRVLVRTPEENILLSGFAENEKLLVDTVSGVWARKGRGQFVLYAFSPNFRGSTPSTLKLILNALLLPKIPSS
- a CDS encoding periplasmic heavy metal sensor, producing MRRILATALLLFATVTIASAAGPGPRGPHHGPGWMMSGGPLWEASLFPPDFVLENQSQIGLTDDQILAITKDVGATHDKLRAQHDTLKGLVDQLRGLLDAPQVDEKAALALASQLMDAEKQLKTAHMGLMIRVKNRLTPDQQEKLQSLRPAHPQRPPAPPEGSDPEPSL
- a CDS encoding sigma-70 family RNA polymerase sigma factor; translation: MGLVIEKLPGADAPKEDLLSYEPASKSTHRVTSREPNPGPADRDTMGRRLAELHPAAFGWALACCRRNRTLAEEVTQMAYLKVLAGEARFDGRSSLKTWLFGVIRHTAAAERRKAWLTLSGLTRFARLQSASPTALSEAEAAGDTKQLLRALERLSRRQREVLHLVFYQDLTLESAAAVLCITLGAARVHYDRGKKRLRALLSFEASL
- a CDS encoding M13 family metallopeptidase, with translation MSQRVFALIACLLFLAASPQQPGTPAPPAKAPAETAPAEKPLTALPYSPSLDVRWLDRSADPCTDFYQFSCGGWMKANPLPPDQASWSVYGKLTNENQAYLWGILEELGRSTGKRTPAQQKIGDQFAACMDEGAVEKLGAQPLKPMMEQIAAVKDVKSLAPLMATMHMASLNFYFSSLMFGFGASQDYADSSQIIAFASAGGLGLPDRDYYLKTDEKSQDLRQKYTAHVGRMFQLLGDSPEAATRQANTVLAIETALAKASLTRVEKREPHNLFHKMGRAELQALVPSFDWSAYLSTTGLPGVQTFNVTEPGFFKGLEEQLKSVPLDDWKSYLRWHWAHRKAQYLSSAFVNEDFDFFSRTLRGTPQLRPRWKRCVSLVDRQLPDALGEEFVHRTFSPDTKRRTLQMTQQIEHAMEQDINQLDWMGPATKQQALAKLHSIVNKIGYPDKWRDYGTLNIVRGDFAGNVDRANAFESKRWLDKIGKPVDRTEWFISPPTVNAYYDPQMNDINFPAGVLQPPLYDIKIDDAPNYGNTGSTIGHELTHGFDDEGRQFDAKGNLRDWWTREDGAAFEKRAQCVVDQYAQYVIVDDIKINSKLTEGEDVADLGGTILAWMAWKSALSGMKLDKREGFTPEQRFFVGLAQWACENQRPENLRVSAITNEHSPGKYRINGVVANMPEFQQAFSCKTGQALAPEKRCRVW